The following are encoded together in the Methylomonas methanica MC09 genome:
- a CDS encoding TonB-dependent receptor plug domain-containing protein, whose product MSFVNVKVLKPMLVLSQRMQLLAWAAGFSSHALAQPISLEDEEKALSQIYGGEEMVSIASGYQQPISKAPSIATVITAADIKQIGATDIDEALETVPGLHVERSGIGYNPIYTFRGIYSQFNQQVLMMINGIPITNSYTGSRSEVWGGMPIQNIARIEVVRGPGSAVYGADAFAGVINVITKTRQDIEGAEVGGRVGSFDTYDSWALHGAEWAGFDVALSVQSHLTNGQRSVVDSDSQSQFDRLNLGPKASLAPGPVNLSRDNLDARLDLSRGNWRFRGGLQHRSNFGNGAGIAQALDPVNRYASDRWNADLTYHTDEIDNWDLTTQLSYFETSQEIERNLTLFPAGTTLPIGANGQIGAGAPVTFPNGYIGNPEVWERHVRISQAFAYSGFQQHQLRSGIGFNYDSLFRAKVSQNFGIDPTTGTPIPSLPGIPLTDVSGTSSTFIPAVDRKVAYLFLQDQWNFANDWTLTAGARYDRYSDFGNTFNPRAALIWEASYDLTAKLMYGSAFRAPSFQEMYIINNPAQLGNPALKPETMENIELGFDYRPADSLRLGLNFFGYWWKDIIRFVPDSNATTSTARNTGTQQGYGTELEAEWQATDTVKIVGNYAYQRSRDEALNHDAGYAPHHQVYLRANWEFLPDWSFSPQAKWIVGRSRSFGDTRQPVADYTWVDLTLRRHNILEHVEIAFSVRNLFDVSAREPSLAGNPQAAIPNDLPLASRNFYGEVNIKF is encoded by the coding sequence GTGAGTTTTGTTAACGTGAAAGTACTCAAACCGATGCTCGTCTTGTCGCAACGCATGCAATTGCTGGCCTGGGCCGCTGGTTTTAGCTCGCATGCACTGGCACAGCCGATCTCGCTCGAGGACGAGGAAAAAGCTCTGTCGCAGATATACGGCGGCGAGGAAATGGTCAGCATCGCCAGCGGTTATCAACAACCCATCTCCAAAGCCCCATCCATCGCCACGGTGATTACCGCCGCCGACATCAAGCAAATCGGCGCCACCGATATCGACGAAGCGCTGGAAACGGTACCGGGCCTGCACGTCGAACGCAGCGGCATAGGCTACAACCCTATCTACACTTTTCGCGGCATTTATTCGCAATTCAACCAGCAAGTGTTGATGATGATCAACGGCATCCCCATCACCAATTCGTATACCGGCAGCCGTAGCGAAGTATGGGGCGGCATGCCCATTCAAAACATCGCCCGGATCGAAGTGGTGCGCGGGCCCGGCTCGGCGGTCTACGGCGCCGACGCCTTTGCCGGGGTAATCAACGTCATTACCAAGACCCGCCAGGATATTGAAGGTGCCGAAGTCGGCGGCCGGGTCGGCAGTTTCGACACTTACGATAGCTGGGCGCTGCACGGTGCGGAATGGGCCGGCTTTGACGTGGCGCTGTCCGTGCAATCTCATTTGACCAACGGCCAGCGTTCCGTCGTCGATTCCGATTCGCAAAGCCAGTTCGACCGTTTGAACTTAGGCCCCAAGGCGTCGTTGGCGCCGGGCCCGGTCAATCTGTCTCGGGACAATCTGGACGCCCGGCTGGATTTATCGCGCGGCAACTGGCGGTTTCGCGGCGGTTTGCAACACCGCAGCAACTTCGGCAACGGCGCGGGCATAGCCCAGGCTTTGGACCCGGTTAACCGTTATGCCAGCGACCGTTGGAACGCCGACCTGACTTACCATACCGATGAAATCGACAACTGGGACCTGACCACTCAGCTCAGCTATTTCGAAACCAGTCAGGAAATCGAGCGCAATCTGACCCTGTTTCCGGCCGGCACCACGCTGCCGATCGGCGCCAACGGCCAAATCGGCGCCGGCGCGCCGGTGACTTTCCCCAACGGCTACATCGGTAACCCGGAAGTTTGGGAACGCCATGTGCGCATCAGTCAAGCCTTCGCTTACAGCGGTTTCCAGCAACACCAACTGCGCAGCGGTATCGGTTTTAACTACGACAGCCTGTTCAGAGCCAAGGTCAGCCAAAACTTCGGCATCGACCCCACCACCGGCACCCCGATACCGTCGCTACCCGGCATACCGCTAACCGATGTATCCGGCACCTCCTCCACCTTTATCCCGGCCGTGGATCGAAAAGTGGCCTATCTGTTTTTACAAGACCAATGGAATTTCGCCAATGATTGGACGTTGACGGCCGGCGCCCGTTACGACCGTTACTCGGATTTCGGCAATACCTTCAACCCGCGCGCGGCGCTGATTTGGGAAGCCAGTTACGACTTAACCGCTAAATTGATGTACGGCTCGGCCTTCCGGGCGCCGTCATTCCAGGAAATGTATATCATCAACAACCCGGCCCAGCTGGGTAACCCGGCCTTGAAACCGGAAACGATGGAAAATATCGAACTCGGCTTCGACTACCGGCCGGCCGACAGTCTGCGTCTGGGCTTGAATTTCTTCGGGTACTGGTGGAAAGATATCATCCGCTTCGTGCCGGACAGTAACGCCACCACCTCGACCGCCCGCAATACCGGTACCCAACAAGGTTACGGCACCGAACTGGAGGCGGAATGGCAGGCGACGGACACCGTCAAAATTGTCGGCAATTACGCTTATCAGCGCAGCCGCGACGAAGCCTTGAACCACGATGCCGGTTACGCCCCCCACCACCAGGTTTATCTGCGCGCCAATTGGGAATTTTTGCCGGACTGGAGCTTCAGCCCGCAAGCCAAATGGATAGTCGGCCGCAGCCGCAGCTTTGGCGACACACGCCAGCCGGTAGCCGACTATACTTGGGTCGACTTGACCCTGCGCCGGCACAATATACTCGAACACGTCGAAATCGCCTTCTCGGTACGCAACTTGTTCGATGTCAGCGCCCGGGAGCCCAGCTTGGCCGGCAACCCGCAGGCCGCCATACCTAACGATTTGCCGCTGGCTTCCCGTAATTTTTACGGCGAGGTCAACATTAAATTTTAG
- the pstA gene encoding phosphate ABC transporter permease PstA produces the protein MLKNRLATLLIWLSAVLICAVFIWLLADMFLNGLPRLSWTFLSNPPSDAGRAGGIAPIIVSTGLIVLVAVAVAAPLGLATAVLLSEFTASNSRFGRVIERSLEVLAGVPSIVFGLFGNAFFCIYLGLGFSILSGGLTLACMALPIMINTATAGLRSVPDDYRVSAAALGMSRAAALLHLLLPAAAPAIMAGLMLGIARAGAETAALIFTSGYVDRMPDTLMDSGRALSVHIYDLAMNVAGGDANAYASALVLVVLLLIINSLASSLTQHWLRNRIITS, from the coding sequence ATGCTTAAAAATCGGCTGGCCACGCTTTTGATCTGGCTGAGCGCCGTGCTGATCTGCGCGGTATTCATCTGGCTGCTGGCCGACATGTTTCTAAACGGTTTACCCCGGCTGTCCTGGACATTTCTATCCAATCCGCCAAGCGACGCCGGACGCGCCGGCGGCATAGCGCCTATTATCGTCTCGACCGGGCTGATCGTGCTGGTCGCCGTTGCCGTCGCAGCGCCATTGGGTTTGGCTACTGCCGTCTTGCTCAGCGAATTTACCGCGTCAAACAGCCGCTTTGGCCGTGTAATCGAACGCAGCCTGGAGGTATTGGCCGGGGTGCCGTCCATCGTATTCGGCTTGTTCGGCAACGCTTTTTTCTGTATTTACTTGGGGCTGGGTTTTTCGATACTTTCCGGCGGTTTGACACTGGCCTGCATGGCGCTGCCCATCATGATCAACACCGCGACAGCCGGCTTGCGCTCGGTGCCGGACGATTACCGCGTATCCGCCGCTGCGTTGGGCATGAGCCGCGCCGCAGCCTTGCTTCATCTACTGCTGCCCGCCGCCGCGCCGGCCATAATGGCGGGTTTAATGCTGGGCATAGCCCGGGCCGGCGCCGAAACCGCCGCGCTGATTTTTACCAGCGGCTATGTCGACCGCATGCCGGACACCTTAATGGATTCCGGCCGCGCGCTATCCGTACACATATACGACCTGGCCATGAACGTAGCTGGCGGGGATGCCAATGCCTACGCCTCGGCACTGGTTTTAGTGGTACTGTTATTGATCATCAACAGTCTGGCAAGCAGCCTGACGCAGCATTGGCTGCGCAATAGAATTATCACTTCATGA
- a CDS encoding EAL domain-containing protein, protein MKFPSLPRFKGASFQQQLTVTFLFGLLIMSLLSSIGISTLSYQIVRDKWILQGRQSTEAFAAQSALALLYDSKENAEEPARRFLAFPDVRGVAVYNIAHQILLARGQPLTAVDSGSQWPISAPSTQETADAWYFTAPVFAHNGSEQEPSPFEAETPAPELIGYVRLGIGKQSLNIMQKQILLTTLTVASVSALLFLLYLLAMSRRLTSPIKQLAHRMGQASAGEKKVRAKLNGPRDITDMGAAFNSMMEVLETREKQLETARDAALDSARMKGEFAATVSHELRTPLNAVLGMLELLQDMGLTPKQLEYSMIARNAGEALLKLIEDILDFSRIEAGMLKRQPVDFVLYETLDEVVELMAGQAHRKNLQLDYDIVDDIPLVLNGEASRVRQVLINLVGNALKFTEQGSIYIKVNAEQSDNDSTVLRFNVIDTGMGIPAAAQAGIFEAFVQADGSSTRHYEGAGLGLAICRQLVKLMGGQIGVDSQPGQGSCFWFTVPFAPPCGSRILLESRQAYFAHLRILLVTENDKMRQFLAHSLDHWHIHHSHCSYGIRAVDILRSASEQDAAYQFAIIDLKDAGDNGWIDLIARDPALTELKIILLSNPGNPNRMTNLPNVAANLTKPIQASRLYDFILTVGQNYQEPSPAAVLPTETPRPEALGYSILIVEDNRASQMVAAGMLDRLGCTYEIAASGVEALEWLQRKSFDLVLMDCHMPNMDGFEATRRIRLMAEPVGLLPIVAMTANARQGDNDLCLSAGMNDYLSKPIKLSPLRDKLLSWLDQRSKPAEPNPLPANIQTLETLDNRVLNQLREEIGQGFVKMLGFYLEDTPQQIEQIGLTLTTNDYLKLRDLAHSLKGASRNLGAEKLAAIARQLEEQADRQEIEAGDALLAQLREEYRLIEQLLQQESGAVIDEAPAEPFGPRILIADDDRAMRFALQDILEKDGYVVDVASTGHMAVNLSQRNMADLILMDAMMPELNGFEACKHIRALPNGAEVPILMITALEDEHSVELAFSTGANDYIPKPIHFAVLRKRIALLLEASHSQRTLNRLAYHDPLTNLANRAQFMDRLNTVINCTANQEYLHAVLFLDLDRFKLTNDTMGHDVGDQMLKAAAERIQGCVRKEDLVSRFGGDEFTLLLEKIDGPHIAAAVADKICRNIAMPFVLMEQEFYISASIGISLFPGDGVDSGLLIKHADTAMYRAKEQGNTYCFYEDSMEFAVSSKLRLESDLRRALRRHEFYLNYQPQIDLASGRIIGAEALIRWQHPELGFIPPDVFIPVAEEIGLIEDIGAWVLQTACRQNQTWQQAGYAPFIMAVNVSARQLDQEYFSTQVIDIVAQTGLPPEYLELELTESLFIRHPERKRAVLAQLKEAGMQISIDDFGTGYSSLDQLKQFEFDKLKIDKSFVANIMDDADDAAIVLAIISIAKILKFKVIAEGVETEQQAQYLLQHDCGEAQGYLFGKPMAAEAFTRMLDETHHPRAQVD, encoded by the coding sequence ATGAAGTTTCCCAGTCTGCCCCGCTTCAAGGGCGCCAGTTTCCAGCAACAATTGACGGTAACCTTCCTGTTCGGCTTGCTGATCATGTCCCTGCTATCGTCCATCGGCATATCGACCTTGTCCTACCAAATCGTACGCGACAAATGGATCTTGCAAGGCCGGCAATCGACCGAGGCCTTTGCCGCGCAAAGCGCGCTGGCCCTGCTCTACGACAGCAAGGAGAATGCCGAGGAACCGGCCCGGCGCTTTTTAGCGTTTCCGGACGTACGCGGGGTGGCGGTCTACAATATCGCTCACCAGATCTTACTGGCACGCGGGCAACCGCTCACCGCCGTCGACAGCGGCTCGCAATGGCCGATCTCGGCGCCATCGACCCAGGAAACGGCCGACGCTTGGTATTTTACCGCGCCGGTGTTTGCCCACAACGGTTCCGAGCAAGAGCCCTCGCCCTTTGAAGCGGAAACACCCGCTCCCGAATTGATCGGTTACGTACGTTTGGGGATAGGCAAACAATCGCTAAACATCATGCAGAAGCAGATTCTGTTGACAACCTTGACGGTTGCCAGCGTTTCCGCCTTATTATTTCTGTTGTATTTGCTGGCCATGTCGCGGCGTCTGACATCGCCTATCAAACAACTGGCGCACCGCATGGGTCAAGCGTCGGCGGGCGAAAAAAAAGTGCGCGCAAAACTCAACGGCCCGCGTGACATCACGGATATGGGCGCGGCGTTCAACAGCATGATGGAAGTCCTGGAAACCCGCGAAAAACAACTGGAAACCGCTCGCGATGCCGCTTTGGACTCGGCACGAATGAAAGGCGAATTCGCCGCTACGGTCAGTCACGAGCTGCGTACCCCATTGAATGCGGTGCTGGGTATGCTGGAACTTTTGCAGGATATGGGCTTAACCCCCAAGCAGCTGGAATATTCCATGATTGCCCGTAATGCCGGCGAAGCCTTGCTGAAACTGATCGAGGACATCCTGGATTTTTCCCGTATCGAAGCCGGTATGTTGAAACGCCAGCCGGTCGACTTCGTACTCTACGAAACGCTGGATGAAGTCGTTGAATTGATGGCGGGGCAGGCGCATCGCAAAAATCTGCAATTGGATTACGACATCGTCGACGACATTCCACTCGTGCTGAACGGCGAAGCCTCCCGAGTGCGGCAGGTATTGATTAATCTGGTCGGTAACGCCCTCAAATTCACCGAACAGGGTTCAATCTACATCAAAGTAAACGCCGAACAATCGGATAACGATTCAACCGTCCTGCGATTTAACGTTATCGATACCGGCATGGGCATACCCGCCGCCGCGCAAGCGGGCATATTCGAAGCGTTCGTGCAGGCGGACGGCTCGTCCACCCGCCATTACGAGGGCGCCGGACTGGGCTTGGCAATCTGTCGGCAACTGGTAAAACTGATGGGCGGCCAGATAGGCGTGGACAGCCAGCCCGGCCAAGGCAGCTGCTTTTGGTTTACCGTGCCTTTCGCCCCCCCGTGCGGCAGCCGGATATTATTGGAGTCTCGGCAGGCCTATTTTGCGCATTTGCGGATATTGCTGGTCACCGAAAACGATAAAATGCGGCAATTCCTGGCTCATAGCCTGGATCATTGGCATATCCACCACAGCCACTGCAGTTACGGCATCCGCGCCGTCGACATACTGCGTTCCGCCAGCGAACAGGACGCGGCTTATCAATTTGCGATTATCGACCTTAAAGACGCCGGCGATAACGGCTGGATCGACCTGATTGCCCGCGACCCGGCGCTGACCGAACTCAAAATTATCCTGCTGTCCAATCCGGGTAATCCCAACCGAATGACCAATTTGCCGAATGTGGCGGCCAACCTGACCAAACCGATACAGGCATCCCGGCTCTACGATTTTATTTTAACCGTCGGCCAGAACTATCAAGAACCCTCGCCCGCTGCTGTTTTACCAACGGAAACCCCGCGCCCCGAAGCCTTGGGATACAGTATATTAATCGTTGAAGACAATAGAGCCAGCCAAATGGTGGCGGCCGGCATGCTGGATAGGCTCGGTTGCACGTACGAAATCGCCGCTTCGGGTGTGGAAGCGCTGGAATGGCTGCAGCGCAAAAGTTTCGACTTGGTTTTGATGGATTGTCACATGCCTAACATGGACGGCTTCGAAGCCACCCGCCGTATTCGGCTGATGGCGGAACCGGTCGGGCTACTGCCTATTGTGGCAATGACGGCCAATGCCCGCCAGGGGGACAATGATTTATGCCTGTCGGCCGGTATGAACGATTATCTTTCCAAACCCATCAAGCTGAGCCCGTTGCGCGACAAATTGCTAAGCTGGCTGGACCAACGCTCGAAACCGGCGGAACCAAATCCATTGCCCGCTAATATCCAAACGCTGGAAACATTGGACAATCGGGTGTTGAATCAGCTACGCGAAGAAATCGGCCAGGGTTTCGTCAAAATGCTGGGTTTTTATTTGGAGGACACGCCGCAGCAAATCGAGCAGATCGGCCTTACCCTGACGACGAACGACTATCTAAAATTACGCGACTTGGCCCACAGCCTGAAAGGCGCCAGCCGTAATCTGGGCGCGGAAAAACTGGCGGCCATCGCCCGGCAACTGGAAGAACAGGCCGACCGGCAAGAGATCGAAGCCGGCGACGCGCTGTTGGCACAGCTGCGCGAAGAATACCGACTCATCGAACAATTGCTGCAACAGGAAAGCGGCGCGGTCATTGACGAAGCACCCGCCGAACCCTTCGGTCCGCGAATTCTGATAGCCGATGACGATAGAGCGATGCGCTTTGCCTTGCAGGATATTTTGGAAAAAGACGGTTACGTGGTCGATGTGGCCAGTACCGGCCATATGGCGGTAAATCTTTCCCAACGCAATATGGCCGACCTGATATTAATGGACGCGATGATGCCGGAATTGAACGGGTTCGAGGCCTGCAAACACATCCGGGCGCTACCCAACGGCGCCGAAGTTCCCATTCTAATGATTACCGCTTTGGAGGACGAACATTCGGTCGAACTGGCCTTTTCCACCGGCGCCAACGACTACATTCCCAAACCCATCCATTTCGCGGTATTGCGCAAACGTATCGCGCTGTTACTGGAGGCCAGCCACAGCCAGCGTACGTTGAACCGTCTGGCCTATCACGATCCGCTGACCAATCTGGCCAACCGCGCGCAATTCATGGATAGATTGAATACAGTCATAAACTGTACCGCCAATCAAGAGTATTTGCACGCGGTGCTGTTCCTGGATTTAGACCGCTTCAAACTGACCAACGACACCATGGGCCACGATGTCGGCGACCAAATGCTGAAAGCCGCCGCGGAGCGGATTCAAGGCTGCGTGCGTAAGGAAGATCTGGTCTCCCGTTTCGGCGGCGACGAATTTACTCTGTTGCTGGAAAAAATCGACGGTCCGCATATCGCGGCGGCGGTAGCCGATAAAATCTGTCGAAATATCGCTATGCCGTTTGTACTGATGGAGCAGGAATTTTATATCAGCGCCAGTATCGGCATCTCCTTGTTTCCGGGCGACGGTGTCGATAGCGGCCTGCTGATCAAACATGCCGATACGGCGATGTACCGCGCCAAGGAGCAAGGCAATACCTATTGCTTTTATGAAGACAGCATGGAATTCGCCGTGTCGTCCAAATTGCGCCTGGAGAGCGATTTGCGCCGTGCGCTACGGCGCCATGAATTTTATCTAAACTACCAACCGCAAATCGACTTGGCCAGCGGCCGCATCATCGGCGCGGAAGCCTTGATCCGCTGGCAACATCCGGAGCTCGGTTTTATTCCGCCCGACGTGTTCATTCCGGTTGCCGAGGAAATCGGCTTGATCGAAGACATAGGCGCCTGGGTATTGCAAACGGCTTGCCGGCAAAACCAGACTTGGCAACAAGCCGGCTATGCGCCCTTCATCATGGCGGTCAATGTTTCAGCCCGACAGTTGGACCAAGAATACTTCTCCACCCAAGTCATCGATATTGTCGCTCAAACGGGGTTGCCGCCCGAATATTTGGAACTGGAGTTAACGGAAAGTCTGTTTATCCGTCACCCGGAACGGAAACGCGCGGTACTGGCGCAATTGAAAGAAGCCGGCATGCAAATCTCGATCGACGATTTCGGCACCGGTTATTCCAGTCTGGATCAACTCAAACAATTCGAGTTCGACAAACTGAAGATAGACAAATCGTTCGTCGCCAATATTATGGACGACGCCGACGACGCCGCTATCGTGCTGGCCATCATTTCCATCGCCAAGATTCTGAAATTCAAAGTCATCGCCGAAGGCGTGGAAACCGAACAACAAGCGCAGTATTTATTGCAACACGATTGCGGCGAAGCACAAGGCTATTTGTTCGGTAAACCGATGGCGGCGGAAGCGTTTACCCGGATGCTGGACGAGACCCATCATCCCCGCGCACAAGTGGACTAA
- the pstC gene encoding phosphate ABC transporter permease subunit PstC, with protein MTSMTLSKRNILSPSRTDKRLAWLLGGCASLTALVVALILGFLLGESWPVLQHVALTHFFADASWHPTQGLYNVMPMLTATLLSSLGALLLAGPLGIASGLFMHYYAPPLLAGSYRRLIELLAGIPSVVYGFWGLISLAPLVGRLHPPGVSLLTAILVLALMVLPTVALIADAAFAAIPTAYLRGAAALGLSRWGMIAGVVLPAARTGLISGLLLAAGRALGETMAVLMVAGNAVQQPHSLFDSVRTLTANVALEMAYAMGDHRAALFVSGLALMLLVLLLVSMADVLGRKTAYA; from the coding sequence ATGACGTCAATGACCTTATCGAAGCGCAATATTTTGTCCCCGTCGCGCACTGACAAACGGCTGGCCTGGTTGTTGGGCGGCTGCGCGTCGCTGACGGCCCTGGTCGTGGCATTGATTTTAGGCTTCCTGCTCGGCGAATCTTGGCCGGTCTTACAGCACGTGGCCTTAACGCATTTTTTCGCCGACGCGTCCTGGCACCCCACCCAAGGCTTGTATAACGTCATGCCCATGCTGACGGCGACGCTGTTATCCAGTCTGGGCGCCTTGTTATTGGCCGGCCCGCTGGGTATCGCCTCCGGCCTGTTCATGCATTATTACGCCCCGCCGTTGCTGGCCGGCAGTTACCGGCGGCTGATCGAATTGCTGGCCGGCATTCCCTCGGTGGTATACGGCTTTTGGGGCTTGATCAGCTTGGCGCCGTTGGTGGGCCGGCTGCATCCGCCCGGCGTTAGCTTGTTAACCGCTATATTGGTCCTGGCCTTGATGGTGCTACCCACCGTAGCGCTGATTGCCGATGCCGCCTTCGCCGCCATACCGACGGCCTATTTGCGCGGCGCGGCTGCCTTGGGCCTGTCGCGTTGGGGCATGATCGCCGGCGTCGTGTTGCCGGCGGCGCGCACCGGCTTGATATCCGGTTTGCTGCTGGCCGCCGGCCGGGCGCTGGGCGAAACCATGGCGGTGCTGATGGTAGCCGGCAACGCCGTACAACAGCCGCACAGCTTGTTCGATTCGGTACGCACCCTGACAGCGAATGTTGCCCTGGAAATGGCCTATGCGATGGGCGATCATCGTGCCGCGTTGTTCGTTTCGGGCTTAGCCTTGATGCTGCTGGTGCTGCTATTGGTCTCCATGGCTGATGTGTTGGGCAGGAAAACCGCTTATGCTTAA
- a CDS encoding phosphate ABC transporter substrate-binding protein yields the protein MKKAIGAVVLLSLILAAAYFTNLLNLPGTETAEAAASHAEKLVLTGSSTVAPLAAEIGKRFESQHPNVRIDVQTGGSSRGVNDARSDLADIGMASRALKPEEAELKSYTIALDGISIIVNATNPVTALDKQQIIDVFTGKITNWNALGGNDAPITVVNKAEGRSTLELFLHYFGLNNTDIKAQVVIGDNQQGIKTVAGNPDAIGYVSVGAAEYEAGHAVAIKLLPLDGIAASVENVRNGSFPLSRPLNLVTKTEPSGVAKAFIDFASSYDVNDLIEAQYFVPVAH from the coding sequence ATGAAAAAAGCTATCGGTGCCGTGGTCTTGCTGTCGCTCATTTTAGCCGCGGCTTATTTTACCAACCTTCTCAATCTACCCGGCACCGAAACCGCTGAGGCAGCCGCAAGTCACGCCGAAAAACTGGTACTGACCGGCTCCAGCACGGTGGCGCCGTTGGCGGCGGAAATCGGCAAACGCTTCGAATCGCAGCACCCCAATGTGCGTATCGACGTGCAGACCGGCGGTTCCTCTCGCGGCGTCAATGATGCCCGGTCGGATTTGGCCGACATCGGCATGGCGTCGCGGGCATTGAAACCGGAGGAAGCCGAGCTGAAAAGTTATACTATTGCCCTGGACGGGATCAGTATCATCGTTAATGCCACCAACCCGGTGACCGCACTGGACAAACAACAAATAATCGACGTTTTTACCGGCAAAATTACCAACTGGAACGCGCTTGGCGGTAACGACGCCCCGATTACCGTCGTCAACAAAGCCGAAGGCCGTTCCACGCTGGAATTGTTTTTACATTACTTCGGCTTAAACAATACCGATATCAAAGCGCAAGTCGTGATAGGCGATAATCAGCAAGGCATCAAAACCGTGGCCGGCAATCCGGATGCCATCGGCTATGTGTCGGTCGGCGCCGCCGAATACGAAGCCGGTCACGCGGTCGCCATTAAATTGCTGCCGCTGGACGGCATCGCAGCCTCGGTGGAAAATGTCCGCAACGGCAGTTTCCCGCTGTCCAGACCCTTGAATCTGGTCACCAAAACCGAACCCAGCGGCGTTGCCAAAGCTTTCATCGACTTTGCAAGTTCATATGACGTCAATGACCTTATCGAAGCGCAATATTTTGTCCCCGTCGCGCACTGA
- a CDS encoding ABC transporter substrate-binding protein: MFLRIFFPLWLALSLLPVCVVSHADTPSVAIVYPEVREPYLSVFQEIARGMEQELGKPVGHYLLSESDTVTAERLINSLKNDRIDVVVTLGRAGLAVAKPLSAEFPVVIGATMIRPDEIPQGLTGISLTPAPEAMFDHLKKLVPDIKKVTVIYDPRQTAWEIHHAEQAAQERGLILNAQPTENLRDSSELFRQILQEVKDNSIALWLPRENTAMDEQSLLPEVLREAWEKNFVVFSSNLEHVRKGALFSLYPDNFGMGRSLASLALQQLRPSGKLESVKLLQDLLVAVNLRTADHLGLRFSNQTRREFAMVFPTR, translated from the coding sequence TTGTTCCTTCGAATCTTTTTTCCGCTCTGGTTGGCGTTAAGCTTACTGCCTGTCTGCGTCGTTTCGCACGCCGACACGCCGTCGGTCGCCATTGTTTACCCGGAAGTCCGTGAACCATACCTGTCGGTTTTTCAGGAAATTGCCCGCGGCATGGAGCAGGAATTGGGTAAGCCGGTCGGACATTATTTATTGAGCGAAAGCGATACCGTTACGGCCGAACGCTTGATTAATAGCTTAAAAAACGACAGGATCGATGTGGTCGTCACGCTGGGCCGGGCCGGACTGGCAGTCGCAAAGCCTTTGTCCGCCGAATTTCCGGTGGTGATCGGCGCCACCATGATACGCCCGGACGAAATACCGCAGGGCTTGACAGGCATCAGCCTGACACCGGCGCCGGAGGCCATGTTCGATCATCTGAAAAAACTGGTCCCGGACATCAAGAAAGTCACGGTCATTTACGACCCCCGCCAAACCGCCTGGGAAATCCATCACGCCGAACAGGCTGCCCAAGAGCGCGGTTTGATTCTGAACGCCCAACCTACCGAAAACCTGCGCGATTCCTCGGAATTGTTTCGGCAGATTTTGCAGGAAGTAAAAGACAATTCCATCGCCTTATGGTTGCCGCGCGAAAATACCGCCATGGACGAACAATCCTTGCTACCCGAAGTGCTCAGGGAAGCCTGGGAAAAAAACTTCGTGGTGTTCTCCAGCAATCTGGAACACGTCCGCAAGGGCGCGTTGTTTTCGCTTTACCCGGACAATTTCGGCATGGGCCGCAGTCTGGCCAGTCTGGCCTTACAGCAATTGCGGCCGAGCGGAAAGTTGGAGTCGGTTAAGTTACTACAGGATTTGCTGGTAGCGGTCAATTTACGCACCGCCGATCACTTGGGCCTGCGTTTTTCCAATCAGACCCGGCGCGAATTCGCCATGGTTTTCCCAACCCGTTAA